From a single Pseudorasbora parva isolate DD20220531a chromosome 17, ASM2467924v1, whole genome shotgun sequence genomic region:
- the LOC137045628 gene encoding zinc finger CCCH domain-containing protein 6 — protein MAFVSLFSSPPSPVLDKNMTDCELTGEEREDGELEDGEIDDEGISIEEVKETKEESEEAEKDKEKVKEREKDDKSHRHSRKRHRKIKEKRRSKRRRRDRQKHHSPSSGSSSDSYDSEHERQERPKSKKSKVTYRDHDGELAQRENEPVKPQRSMQHKNSDLDKYSDYSEEKYDYDDEDDFSEELSKYRHAKESSGHGRGGPPKDQAKRPIMKGQQKQQQQFGGQRGRGRGAIGRGRGMLNKNKKQKGKNWGRGRGRGGEQGGGDGESKGPPSFQKKRPIMSQEFINQHTVEHNGRHICKYFLEGRCIKGDQCKFEHDNVVPEKKKELCKFYVQGYCTKGDICIYMHSEYPCKFFHTGAKCYQGDNCKFSHEPLTDVTKELLDKILNTDEETVNEDEMELEDLRKQGIAPLPKPPPGVGLLPTPGPGSPPDGGKKIPSLFEIKVQPTVDLAQKIALRPNFYNSASPPAGQFQGGPQFGSSPEDMQAGNMMSSPPIPSHPPHPGSIRSPPLPFTGPGMPQSPPGQPPPQGFGQCPPMPPPGQPPAFHGNMQHMNHPPMNHQGAPFQPVPDMQMKMPFQNMGQMPSEFFKNLFSSQSLAQGDEGPIQDSMSHGNADSSGMQDFLPAVQKVLLLHLNQNKQDTDSHRDEGQGSAPPNREKDETPNWYSSDEEEGSSVTAILNSLKKQNEMLKNQPSMAPADPRLQKERALPSDPRIKADPRQRPPDPRKDAGDGVGDPRLARDPRKMKPMDASKPDPHRHPNPSTSHKPPTGEDDDEFERELRERAALIPLDPSPGATLRDPRCQIKQFSHIRVDILLQRPAFAQTIVWAPEDLIPLLVPKQEHSINLPLPPLIADAQLNRSLSSPPDHPPSATLSPPDPRLAAARFKEGVVRLGSPPSRTLDSRNHHPDKLLDPRTHKTLDPRISRSGSLDSKLSGVRESPSGGGDPRLLRGSSNQTVAASAKPDSEKLPPYAPRLASSIGAGVDSPTTLLGGISLYDPRNHSLLSPKRESEEHPKKSSILKSSAKLQSSPPHALQSQGMEKDEKSPVNDSESNTIGCTSNLPPPVPTVMPVSPCTPIRAPAPAVHNLPIQALAGLIRPAYTDPRQNRPVGSAGGTPQEDEDDKDSKKKDRPLRDVFKTFDPTASPFCQ, from the exons ATGGCTTTTGTGAGCCTCTTCTCCAGTCCCCCAAGCCCCGTACTTGACAAAAACATGACAGACTGTGAGCTGACAGGGGAAGAAAG GGAGGATGGTGAATTGGAGGACGGAGAAATAGATGATGAAGGCATTAGCATAGAAGAAGTAAAGGAAACTAAGGAAGAGTCTGAAGAGGCCGAAAAAGACAAAGAGAaggtgaaagagagagaaaaagatgaCAAGTCACACCGGCATTCCCGAAAACGGCACAGGAAAATTAAAGAAAAGCGGCGGTCGAAGAGAAGGAGACGAGACCGACAGAAG CATCACTCTCCATCCAGTGGCTCCAGCTCGGACAGCTATGACTCCGAGCATGAGCGTCAAGAAAGACCTAAGAGCAAGAAGAGCAAAGTGACATATCGTGACCATGACGGAGAGTTGGCACAG CGGGAAAATGAACCTGTAAAGCCACAGAGATCAATGCAGCACAAGAACAGCGATCTGGACAAATACAGTGACTACAGTGAAGAAAAGTATGACTACGATGACGAGGACGATTTCTCAGAGGAGTTGTCTAAATACAGGCATGCTAAAGAGTCATCTGGTCATGGCAGAGGAGGGCCACCTAAAGACCAGGCCAAGAGACCAATTATGAAGggacaacaaaaacaacaacagcagt TTGGTGGGCAGCGTGGTAGAGGTCGCGGTGCCATTGGCAGGGGGCGAGGAATGCTCAacaaaaataagaaacaaaagGGCAAGAATTGGGGCAGAGGCCGTGGTCGAGGAGGAGAGCAGGGTGGTGGAGACGGG GAATCTAAAGGTCCGCCCAGTTTCCAGAAGAAGCGACCAATCATGAGCCAGGAATTCATTAACCAACATACGGTTGAACACAACGGGAGGCACATTTGTAAATATTTCCTTGAGGGTCGATGCATCAAA GGGGACCAGTGCAAGTTTGAACATGATAATGTGGTTCCAGAGAAGAAGAAAGAACTGTGCAAATTTTATGTCCAGGGATACTGTACCAAAGGGGATATCTGTATATACATGCACA GTGAGTATCCTTGCAAGTTTTTTCACACCGGAGCAAAGTGTTATCAAGGAGATAACTGCAAGTTTTCCCATGAGCCTTTAACCGATGTGACCAAGGAACTTCTGGACAAG ATCCTAAATACAGATGAGGAAACTGTCAATGAAGATGAGATGGAATTAGAGGATCTGAGAAAACAAGGAATTGCCCCGCTGCCTAAACCCCCTCCCGGAGTTGGATTGTTACCCACGCCTGGGCCTGGAAGTCCCCCGGATGGAGGCAAGAAGATCCCCTCTCTGTTTGAGATCAAAGTTCAGCCTACTGTGGACTTGGCACAGAAGATTGCGCTAAG GCCCAATTTCTACAACAGTGCATCTCCCCCTGCTGGACAGTTTCAAGGTGGTCCGCAGTTTGGCAGTAGCCCTGAGGATATGCAGGCTGGCAATATGATGTCTTCTCCACCTATTCCTTCCCACCCCCCTCATCCAGGCTCCATAAGGAGTCCTCCCTTACCATTCACAGGCCCAGGAATGCCCCAAAGCCCTCCAGGCCAACCTCCACCCCAAGGCTTTGGTCAGTGCCCTCCAATGCCACCTCCAGGTCAGCCTCCTGCTTTCCACGGCAACATGCAGCACATGAACCATCCTCCAATGAATCACCAGGGGGCTCCATTTCAACCTGTGCCTGACATGCAAATGAAAATGCCTTTCCAAAACATGGGACAGATGCCCTCCGAGTTCTTCAAGAATTTGTTTAGCAGTCAGTCTCTAGCCCAAGGAG ACGAGGGACCCATTCAGGACTCCATGTCACATGGTAATGCTGATTCCAGTGGGATGCAGGACTTCCTGCCAGCTGTACAGAAGGTTTTGCTTTTACATCTAAACCAGAACAAGCAAGACACTGACTCTCATAGAGACGAGGGACAAGGGTCTGCGCCTCCCAACAGAGAGAAAG aTGAAACCCCTAATTGGTACTCCAGTGACGAGGAAGAGGGCAGTAGCGTAACAGCCATCCTTAATTCTCTGAAGAAGCAGAATGAAATGCTGAAAAACCAGCCTAGCATGGCACCAGCCGACCCTAGACTCCAAAAGGAGCGAGCTTTGCCCAGCGATCCTCGAATAAAAGCTGACCCCCGCCAGCGACCCCCAGACCCCAGGAAAGACGCAGGAGATGGTGTCGGCGACCCCAGGCTTGCCAGAGACCCACGCAAGATGAAACCAATGGATGCCTCCAAACCCGATCCTCATCGCCACCCAAACCCCTCCACATCCCACAAACCGCCCACCGGAGAGGATGATGATGAGTTTGAGAGAGAGCTGAGGGAAAGAGCAGCTTTGATCCCATTGGATCCCAGTCCTGGAGCCACGCTGCGAGACCCACGCTGTCAAATCAAGCAGTTCAGTCACATCCGGGTGGATATTCTCCTCCAGCGTCCGGCCTTTGCTCAAACCATAGTTTGGGCTCCAGAGGACCTCATTCCTCTGTTGGTTCCCAAACAGGAGCACTCCATAAACCTGCCGCTCCCACCTTTAATAGCAGATGCTCAACTAAACCGTAGCCTCTCCTCCCCACCGGATCACCCTCCATCAGCAACTTTGTCTCCTCCAGATCCACGACTTGCAGCCGCTCGCTTTAAGGAGGGAGTTGTTCGACTCGGCAGCCCTCCAAGTAGGACGCTAGATTCTCGCAATCACCATCCGGACAAGCTCTTGGACCCACGTACTCACAAGACTCTTGATCCCAGAATCAGTCGGTCTGGCAGCCTGGACTCCAAGCTATCCGGTGTGAGGGAGAGTCCATCTGGAGGAGGAGATCCACGGCTACTGCGTGGATCCTCAAACCAAACGGTTGCTGCTTCCGCTAAGCCCGATTCGGAGAAGTTGCCTCCATATGCTCCCCGTCTGGCATCTTCCATAGGTGCGGGTGTTGATAGCCCAACAACGCTGTTAGGCGGGATCAGTTTATACGATCCACGCAATCACAGCTTACTCTCCCCGAAACGTGAAAGCGAGGAGCACCCTAAAAAGTCAAGTATCCTTAAGTCTTCTGCGAAGCTCCAAAGCTCTCCACCACATGCCTTGCAGTCACAGGGAATGGAAAAAGATGAAAAAAGTCCAGTTAATGACTCTGAGAGCAACACAATTGGATGTACGTCAAATCTTCCTCCTCCGGTGCCTACCGTAATGCCAGTTTCTCCATGCACGCCAATCCGAGCGCCAGCTCCCGCTGTGCACAACTTGCCCATCCAGGCATTAGCAGGACTAATACGGCCTGCTTACACTGACCCGCGGCAGAACAGACCTGTGGGCTCAGCCGGTGGGACTCCGCAAGAGGACGAGGACGACAAAGACAGTAAGAAGAAAGACAGGCCCCTGAGGGATGTCTTTAAAACCTTTGACCCTACAGCCTCACCATTTTGTCAGTAA
- the zmp:0000001006 gene encoding H-2 class II histocompatibility antigen, E-D alpha chain isoform X2 yields the protein MLAFLFIVAFFEIILGAEHAFQQFIECAFNSQGQIDHTWSYGYDGKDIMHVDLVKKAVIATSEPGKMLEEERKNIEYIKRKEERLKMVCSAVKTVFLKSNNSLSRAAKPAVLLSSGGEQDQNYLKCVVQSFYPNVIRVRWTQKGRPVYFGVSSTGILPHRDGTFQMTSYLSLINMNAHGVTCEIEHLSLDGILRKTYEEKSQITEHILWAMAAFFLGFALPVFLTLLFIIWKKQQTTKPAEDTSDGSETSLSLNMNMSQET from the exons ATGCTGGCTTTTCTCTTTATTGTAGCTTTTTTTGAAATCATCCTTGGTGCAG AGCATGCATTCCAGCAGTTCATTGAGTGTGCATTCAACAGTCAAGGGCAAATAGACCATACATGGAGCTATGGGTATGATGGAAAAGACATCATGCATGTGGATTTGGTGAAGAAAGCTGTGATTGCTACCAGTGAACCTGGTAAAATGTTAGAAGAAGAGAGAAAGAATATAGAATACATTAAGAGGAAAGAAGAAAGACTAAAGATGGTGTGCTCAGCTGTGAAAACTGTCTTCCTTAAGTCCAACAATTCTTTATCCAGGGCAG CAAAACCAGCAGTGCTTTTATCTTCTGGAGGAGAACAGGATCAGAATTATCTTAAATGTGTGGTGCAAAGCTTCTATCCGAATGTCATCCGAGTACGTTGGACTCAAAAAGGAAGGCCTGTCTATTTTGGTGTATCGAGTACTGGAATACTCCCTCACAGAGATGGCACATTTCAGATGACCTCCTATCTTAGCCTTATTAACATGAATGCTCACGGTGTTACCTGTGAGATTGAACACTTAAGCCTGGATGGAATATTGAGGAAAACCTATG AGGAGAAATCACAAATCACAGAACATATTCTTTGGGCAATGGCTGCTTTTTTTCTCGGATTTGCATTGCCGGTGTTTCTAACTCTACTATTTATTATATGGAAAAAGcaacaaacaacaaaaccaGCTGAGGACACAAGTGACGGATCAGAAACATCTTTATCTTTGAATATGAATATGTCTCAGGAAACATAA
- the zmp:0000001006 gene encoding H-2 class II histocompatibility antigen, A-F beta chain isoform X1, whose amino-acid sequence MLAFLFIVAFFEIILGAEEHAFQQFIECAFNSQGQIDHTWSYGYDGKDIMHVDLVKKAVIATSEPGKMLEEERKNIEYIKRKEERLKMVCSAVKTVFLKSNNSLSRAAKPAVLLSSGGEQDQNYLKCVVQSFYPNVIRVRWTQKGRPVYFGVSSTGILPHRDGTFQMTSYLSLINMNAHGVTCEIEHLSLDGILRKTYEEKSQITEHILWAMAAFFLGFALPVFLTLLFIIWKKQQTTKPAEDTSDGSETSLSLNMNMSQET is encoded by the exons ATGCTGGCTTTTCTCTTTATTGTAGCTTTTTTTGAAATCATCCTTGGTGCAG AAGAGCATGCATTCCAGCAGTTCATTGAGTGTGCATTCAACAGTCAAGGGCAAATAGACCATACATGGAGCTATGGGTATGATGGAAAAGACATCATGCATGTGGATTTGGTGAAGAAAGCTGTGATTGCTACCAGTGAACCTGGTAAAATGTTAGAAGAAGAGAGAAAGAATATAGAATACATTAAGAGGAAAGAAGAAAGACTAAAGATGGTGTGCTCAGCTGTGAAAACTGTCTTCCTTAAGTCCAACAATTCTTTATCCAGGGCAG CAAAACCAGCAGTGCTTTTATCTTCTGGAGGAGAACAGGATCAGAATTATCTTAAATGTGTGGTGCAAAGCTTCTATCCGAATGTCATCCGAGTACGTTGGACTCAAAAAGGAAGGCCTGTCTATTTTGGTGTATCGAGTACTGGAATACTCCCTCACAGAGATGGCACATTTCAGATGACCTCCTATCTTAGCCTTATTAACATGAATGCTCACGGTGTTACCTGTGAGATTGAACACTTAAGCCTGGATGGAATATTGAGGAAAACCTATG AGGAGAAATCACAAATCACAGAACATATTCTTTGGGCAATGGCTGCTTTTTTTCTCGGATTTGCATTGCCGGTGTTTCTAACTCTACTATTTATTATATGGAAAAAGcaacaaacaacaaaaccaGCTGAGGACACAAGTGACGGATCAGAAACATCTTTATCTTTGAATATGAATATGTCTCAGGAAACATAA
- the zmp:0000001138 gene encoding uncharacterized protein zmp:0000001138, with product MWTDYYTVNVLAYTRMMENGSMDQAVVVLVNDSIFAYFDQKNKTFALRPSASAGFSVLEKSDSIFCLGEVTKGFYRQAEYLDKLKEETNSSKPLLVRPSVNVYTEFPEEEGKANVLYCYATGFYPGDIEINFHRNGQKSIVTVETSDLMYSKDWTFRVYKYMTITPQTGDEYTCEVTHSSMSKPTMKVWRPEFSASTSHLYWAYSLALGILLGIITSVLIFRRKQRSQL from the exons ATGTGGACAG acTACTATACAGTAAATGTCCTGGCCTATACTCGCATGATGGAAAACGGGTCCATGGATCAGGCAGTTGTTGTTTTGGTGAATGACAGCATATTTGCATACTTTGAccagaaaaataaaacatttgcccTACGTCCCAGTGCAAGCGCCGGGTTTTCTGTTTTAGAAAAGAGCGACAGCATTTTCTGCCTGGGCGAGGTGACAAAGGGATTTTATCGGCAAGCTGAATACCTGGATAAACTCAAAGAGGAAACAAACTCATCAAAGCCACTTTTGG TTCGCCCCTCAGTCAATGTGTATACTGAGTTTCCTGAGGAAGAAGGAAAAGCAAATGTCCTTTACTGCTATGCCACTGGGTTTTACCCTGGAGACATTGAAATAAACTTTCATCGAAATGGCCAAAAGTCCATTGTGACGGTAGAGACCTCTGACTTAATGTACAGCAAAGACTGGACCTTCAGAGTATACAAATACATGACCATCACCCCGCAGACTGGAGACGAGTACACATGTGAAGTGACACACAGTAGTATGTCTAAACCCACAATGAAAGTGTGGA GgcctgaattttcagcatccacATCGCATCTCTACTGGGCTTATTCACTAGCTCTCGGGATCCTGTTGGGCATCAttacttctgtcctgatttttagaagaaaacagcGTTCTCAATTATAA